The following proteins come from a genomic window of Trifolium pratense cultivar HEN17-A07 linkage group LG4, ARS_RC_1.1, whole genome shotgun sequence:
- the LOC123921296 gene encoding eukaryotic translation initiation factor 5A-2-like — MSDEEHHFDSVADAGASKTYPQQAGTIRKNGYIVIKGRPYKVVEVSISKTGKHGHAKCHFVAIDIFNGKKLEDIVPSSHNCDVPHVNRTDYQLIDISEDGFVSLLTDNGSTKDDLKLPTDDSLLTQIKDGFAEGKDLVVSVMSAMGEEHICALEDIGPKN; from the coding sequence ATGTCGGACGAGGAACACCACTTCGATTCAGTTGCCGATGCCGGAGCCTCCAAAACCTACCCTCAGCAGGCCGGTACCATCCGCAAAAACGGTTACATCGTCATCAAGGGCAGACCTTACAAGGTTGTTGAAGTTTCTATTTCAAAAACAGGAAAGCATGGACATGCAAAGTGTCACTTTGTTGCAATTGATATCTTCAACGGCAAAAAGCTTGAAGATATTGTTCCTTCATCTCACAATTGTGATGTTCCTCATGTGAATCGTACTGATTATCAGCTGATTGATATCTCTGAAGATGGTTTTGTGAGTCTGTTGACTGATAACGGAAGTACCAAGGATGATCTGAAACTTCCCACTGATGATAGTCTGCTTACTCAGATTAAAGATGGATTTGCTGAAGGAAAAGATCTTGTGGTTTCTGTCATGTCTGCAATGGGAGAAGAACATATATGTGCCCTGGAGGACATTGGTCCTAAAAATtaa